A single region of the Xenopus laevis strain J_2021 chromosome 4L, Xenopus_laevis_v10.1, whole genome shotgun sequence genome encodes:
- the rassf1.L gene encoding Ras association domain family member 1 L homeolog: MGKGDKDTTAFERTWDSTSSSGYCSQEESDPELELFYTARTSLFPRRTPARPLDEKPEKQPQALSKAEIDQKIKNYNSQIKSNLFMSLNKDGSFTGFIKVQLKLIRPVSVPASKKPSCLQDRKGSVRSQPVKRRTSFYLPKDASKHLHLSSRTPASEVIQALLRKFTVLDNPRKFALFERAEQGGQVSLRKLTDDEEPLKLRLFSGPCEKTLSFVLKENETGEVNWDAFSMPELHNFLRILQREEEEHMRQIVQRYTRCREKMQEALASRTPG; encoded by the exons ATGGGGAAGGGAGACAAGGACACGACAGCTTTCGAAAGGACTTGGGACAGCACCTCCAGCAGTGGCTACTGCAGCCAGGAGGAGTCCGACCCGGAGCTGGAGCTTTTCTATACTGCGCGGACCTCTCTCTTCCCACGGAGGACTCCAGCTCGGCCCCTG gatGAAAAGCCAGAAAAGCAGCCACAGGCCCTGAGCAAGGCAGAGATAGAtcagaaaataaagaattataattcTCAGATAAAGAGCAATCTCTTCATGAGCCTG AATAAGGACGGCTCGTTTACCGGATTCATTAAAGTTCAGCTGAAGCTTATCCGGCCCGTTTCTGTCCCAGCTTCCAAGAAGCCTTCATGTTTGCAGGATCGGAAAGGTAGCGTACGCTCTCAGCCGGTCAAACGCAGGACCTCCTTCTACCTTCCCAAAGATGCTTCAAAGCACCTGCATCTGAGTTCAAGGACGCCAGCTAGTGAGGTCATTCAGGCTCTGCTGCGGAAGTTCACTGTGCTCGATAACCCCAGGAAGTTCGCTCTGTTTGAAAGGGCAGAACAGGGTGGACAAG TGTCCTTGAGGAAGTTAACGGATGACGAGGAGCCTCTGAAGCTGCGTCTTTTCTCAGGACCATGTGAGAAAACTTTGAGTTTTGTGCTTAAGGAGAACGAGACAGGAGAAGTCAAT TGGGATGCATTCAGCATGCCGGAGCTGCACAATTTCTTGCGCATTCTGCAGCGTGAGGAAGAAGAGCACATGCGTCAGATTGTTCAGCGTTACACCAGGTGCCGGGAGAAGATGCAGGAGGCACTGGCATCACGCACACCTGGCTGA
- the rassf1.L gene encoding ras association domain family member 1 L homeolog isoform X2 has protein sequence MSLNKDGSFTGFIKVQLKLIRPVSVPASKKPSCLQDRKGSVRSQPVKRRTSFYLPKDASKHLHLSSRTPASEVIQALLRKFTVLDNPRKFALFERAEQGGQVSLRKLTDDEEPLKLRLFSGPCEKTLSFVLKENETGEVNWDAFSMPELHNFLRILQREEEEHMRQIVQRYTRCREKMQEALASRTPG, from the exons ATGAGCCTG AATAAGGACGGCTCGTTTACCGGATTCATTAAAGTTCAGCTGAAGCTTATCCGGCCCGTTTCTGTCCCAGCTTCCAAGAAGCCTTCATGTTTGCAGGATCGGAAAGGTAGCGTACGCTCTCAGCCGGTCAAACGCAGGACCTCCTTCTACCTTCCCAAAGATGCTTCAAAGCACCTGCATCTGAGTTCAAGGACGCCAGCTAGTGAGGTCATTCAGGCTCTGCTGCGGAAGTTCACTGTGCTCGATAACCCCAGGAAGTTCGCTCTGTTTGAAAGGGCAGAACAGGGTGGACAAG TGTCCTTGAGGAAGTTAACGGATGACGAGGAGCCTCTGAAGCTGCGTCTTTTCTCAGGACCATGTGAGAAAACTTTGAGTTTTGTGCTTAAGGAGAACGAGACAGGAGAAGTCAAT TGGGATGCATTCAGCATGCCGGAGCTGCACAATTTCTTGCGCATTCTGCAGCGTGAGGAAGAAGAGCACATGCGTCAGATTGTTCAGCGTTACACCAGGTGCCGGGAGAAGATGCAGGAGGCACTGGCATCACGCACACCTGGCTGA